The genomic interval TGAGACAGAGTTGTTATTTGGGCAGCTGTCACCAACTCCTGCCAGACCTTTCATGTCTGAAAAGGTGAGTAAGACCTCACTCATGATCAAGGGGAGCCACACTAGAGGGTTGTAAAACCAATGGCTCAGTGTCATCTGCCTGTCAAAGAACAGTGGGAGAAAAATAAGCACATGTGGTGCcattaaatgacatgtaatacgTAGTAATGGTGCTAATATGTAAACCTTTCACCTGTTAGAATCGGGGTGAGAGGAACATGTAGTGGTAAGTCCAAGTTTGGTGCAAGAAAACATTGTTAAGGAACTTTTATATTTGaacaatgtcattgtttctgcATTGACCATGAATCCAGGTCCAGGTTTTCAATCTCAAAACATGTCCAACAATAATCTAATGGTACACCATTATAAAACCACATGTATCCGATTCTTCATATTAATTAGgagattataaattaaataattaaaaagtccagtgtgtaacatttaaaatgatctaTTGGCTGAAATTGAATACACTATATAGattaagtgtataatcactttacaCAGCATTTAATTATTTCCTTTTCAATGACTTAAGTGGTTATATGTTCTAGCTCTCCTATGAAAAGCTTATATATCGTCCCtgagataaaacattttttaaaaacagacagacattcacATTCCACTTAAAACATCTTTTCTATCATCATGTGGCAATGGTGCTCACTTCAGGAATTTCAGTCTCAGTCTCTCTGCCAGTGGCAGTGGACTCTCACTACAAATCACAGAATCATCACTATCAAACGCAGCGACAGGTGAAGCTGGCGCTGGAGAGATAGCGCTTTCATCCGCAAGATGTGGTGCAACATCCTGGCTTTTGCTTTTAGTCGATACAGGTGCGTTTATCTCAACATTTTTACTGTGTCTCTGAGATGCTGGACCTAATATCTGATGACAGTCCGATggtttcactgtttgtttggttgttttcgACCTGAAAACTGGTTTCAAGCGGACGTCTGtagtttgtttggttgttttcgACCTGAAAACTGGTTTCAAGCGGACGTCTGTAGTGATCTTGTTTATTGTAGCCTTCCTCCGAGGTCCACACTGCAGGTTCTCCGTGTCACTGTCCTCACTAGACGAAcccacactcagacacacactcttcttGGTGGCCTGTGGCACTTTTCCGTCTTCATCACTTCGATGAGGGTCAGAATGGCACCTCTGAATTGGGgcagatgacgatgatgatgatgatgatgatgatgacgtggCTGTTCTGACAAATTTGTATTTCTGAGGAGGCTTTTGAGTGCGATTACATTTGTCCTCAACCTTGCGTTGATCTGGTGCTGCAAGACTGAGAGAGTGAAGTTGTCCGTCTGCCTTATTCTGTACACACTGGCTTTTATTACTCAGAGGTTCTTTtttgttgacgtcacatttcttTCCTGCCACTTTAATGTCACCCCCACCGCCACTGGAACTTAGTACATGTGATTTTGAGTTAGACTTCTCTTCAAGAGAAGCTAACTCATAATTTAGTTTCAGGTCTACAGCATTATGTACCCCCTCCGTTTTTAAAGTTTTGGCTGCATTCCTAATGATCACCCTGTCTCTGAGGGGACACTCTGTGTAACACAGGTCTGTGGCAGATCTGGAGTCTGCTTGTTTGACGTGACTTGAGGTTTcctgtttggtgtttttgttctctGTTCCCTTAAAATCTTCGTCTATGAACACATTTGGCCTGGGCTCAGTGGTGTGGTTTTTAGCCacttgaggaggaggagaggacgtgAAGGACAAGGCATCCCAGTCAATGTCACTCAGGTGTAGAGCATCAATAACAGCAGAGACAGACGGTGAAGCCACAGCCTCCGAGTCCGCACGAGACAGAGGAGTGTTGGGGCAGTCACCCGGACTGTTCGGTTCTTCTCTCGATTTCCTAAAGTGTCTGTGGTTCACGGGAGTGTCCAAAACCACCACTTCTgccattttcactgtgtttgaaaTGGCTGGGAGCGGCATTTGTGGCTGAGTTGTTGCATTCGTTGAAGAACTCTGAAGGCTCATCTGAGCCAAGAGGTTTGTAATGTCATCAGGTACATCAGATGGCTTCTCCTTTTTACACTTTGCTTTCTTTTctgtaaagaaaatgaagacagaaacatttaaaacacacaaaagcaatAACTAAAGACTTGCTTGAGAGCTTTGCCTCAGAGATTAGTGACTGAACAGTCTATGACcttgaataaaaacatggattTCTGTGGATTAAAAGTGTTCAAACTAAATATGAAGTCTCGTCTTTTCGAGATATttcaatgcagaaatgttacatgttGTATCTTTAAAGCTATTCTGATTTGTTCAGACTCATTGGTGAGTTGCCTACAGTGGAGCCCTACAGCAGTGTGGCGCAGAGTACAACCTGCATAAAGTGACAGCAAGGCCTGTTAGACACCTCATGGGCTTCATCAAAGCCTTTGGTGTGAACTTGTTGAGCTGCCAAACTCTACATTTTCAGGTGTCAGAGCAGCTGTAATAGACACCTTTGAAAAACAAGTAAATGCTCCAGGTGCCTTTGATCAGAACAGCCCAGTGTGGGAGTCCTCTAGTTAGGTTTGTGATACAACGTGAGACGTTATTTACATTTCCTGTCAGCTATGGTTAACCTTTAAGGCCAAAATAGTAGATAAGAAAAGGTCTGAAGGCACATAACACTGACacatagggctgcaactaacgattatcttCATAGTCGATTCATCTGACAATCtcaaaactggaaatgatgttctcagatgtcttggcacaaagaaaaccagaaaatacacacatttaagtAGACAAtgagaaaacttgttttaatacatttaatagtTGACAATGAATTTCGATTAATAACCAACTCATcgtgtaattgtttcagccctactgacattgtatttaaaatgattatggCAAATTATTGTCTTACTTTTGGTCTTGTTTTCTTCAGCCAGAGCTTTGTCTCTCAGGTAGCTCTCCACCAGCTCTGGGAAGGCTACACGGAAAAGAGACTCTTCCTCTACTGTCCGCACCTCATGCTGAGCCTCTGCTGCTCGATCCTCAGGAAACACATAATGTTctgcagacaaaaaaagta from Solea solea chromosome 17, fSolSol10.1, whole genome shotgun sequence carries:
- the LOC131443466 gene encoding flap endonuclease GEN homolog 1 isoform X2, which codes for MGVKLVFVMEGEAPKLKAETMSKRTEMRFGGFKKTSAPKTTTNTSRGRFKAVLRECAEMLDYLGVPWVTAAGEAEAMCAYLDSQGLVDGCITNDGDAFLYGARTVYRNFNMNSKDPQVDCYRTSRVQAELQLSRENLVGLAVLLGCDYIPKGIPGVGKEQALKLIQTLKGQTLLQRFIQWKETNAGVSEAVVKKVPHCHVCRHPGSAKAHERSGCVLCDSKRFCQPQDFDYQCPCDWHHYEQTRQASSLETNIRKKTLASQQFPFTEIISEFLISKDKPVSHFKRRQPNMLLIQKFAYDKMEWPKHYTSEKVLVLMTYTELMNRKFGREMSSQIQPISILKPRVRNAVACFEVIWSTPEHYVFPEDRAAEAQHEVRTVEEESLFRVAFPELVESYLRDKALAEENKTKKKKAKCKKEKPSDVPDDITNLLAQMSLQSSSTNATTQPQMPLPAISNTVKMAEVVVLDTPVNHRHFRKSREEPNSPGDCPNTPLSRADSEAVASPSVSAVIDALHLSDIDWDALSFTSSPPPQVAKNHTTEPRPNVFIDEDFKGTENKNTKQETSSHVKQADSRSATDLCYTECPLRDRVIIRNAAKTLKTEGVHNAVDLKLNYELASLEEKSNSKSHVLSSSGGGGDIKVAGKKCDVNKKEPLSNKSQCVQNKADGQLHSLSLAAPDQRKVEDKCNRTQKPPQKYKFVRTATSSSSSSSSSSSAPIQRCHSDPHRSDEDGKVPQATKKSVCLSVGSSSEDSDTENLQCGPRRKATINKITTDVRLKPVFRSKTTKQTTDVRLKPVFRSKTTKQTVKPSDCHQILGPASQRHSKNVEINAPVSTKSKSQDVAPHLADESAISPAPASPVAAFDSDDSVICSESPLPLAERLRLKFLK
- the LOC131443466 gene encoding flap endonuclease GEN homolog 1 isoform X1, which gives rise to MGVHDLWSIVEAVHESVPLYSLSGKTLAVDLSLWVCEAQHVQAMMGRVTKPHLRNLFFRVSSLTLMGVKLVFVMEGEAPKLKAETMSKRTEMRFGGFKKTSAPKTTTNTSRGRFKAVLRECAEMLDYLGVPWVTAAGEAEAMCAYLDSQGLVDGCITNDGDAFLYGARTVYRNFNMNSKDPQVDCYRTSRVQAELQLSRENLVGLAVLLGCDYIPKGIPGVGKEQALKLIQTLKGQTLLQRFIQWKETNAGVSEAVVKKVPHCHVCRHPGSAKAHERSGCVLCDSKRFCQPQDFDYQCPCDWHHYEQTRQASSLETNIRKKTLASQQFPFTEIISEFLISKDKPVSHFKRRQPNMLLIQKFAYDKMEWPKHYTSEKVLVLMTYTELMNRKFGREMSSQIQPISILKPRVRNAVACFEVIWSTPEHYVFPEDRAAEAQHEVRTVEEESLFRVAFPELVESYLRDKALAEENKTKKKKAKCKKEKPSDVPDDITNLLAQMSLQSSSTNATTQPQMPLPAISNTVKMAEVVVLDTPVNHRHFRKSREEPNSPGDCPNTPLSRADSEAVASPSVSAVIDALHLSDIDWDALSFTSSPPPQVAKNHTTEPRPNVFIDEDFKGTENKNTKQETSSHVKQADSRSATDLCYTECPLRDRVIIRNAAKTLKTEGVHNAVDLKLNYELASLEEKSNSKSHVLSSSGGGGDIKVAGKKCDVNKKEPLSNKSQCVQNKADGQLHSLSLAAPDQRKVEDKCNRTQKPPQKYKFVRTATSSSSSSSSSSSAPIQRCHSDPHRSDEDGKVPQATKKSVCLSVGSSSEDSDTENLQCGPRRKATINKITTDVRLKPVFRSKTTKQTTDVRLKPVFRSKTTKQTVKPSDCHQILGPASQRHSKNVEINAPVSTKSKSQDVAPHLADESAISPAPASPVAAFDSDDSVICSESPLPLAERLRLKFLK